A DNA window from Syntrophorhabdus sp. contains the following coding sequences:
- a CDS encoding prepilin-type N-terminal cleavage/methylation domain-containing protein: MTRDEKGFSLLEILIAIVIMGIIMAMNSQLLQDLIRGQRQQAGVVTSQFETSLGLEMLRSDVSNAGFGLADEFASAPGTYTEATADPAQQFNSAPNIPKALVHNNNVGAFANYIANSDYLVIRSPAVGMNTAAGKWTNITSTTVHIWNDVNLDMVNGRDYMIVIKPRSALGGKSKLIVSSSGAYSVQYITSTLDAAFQPSAAAGERYLAFGIEDSIAPTMPFNRSDYYVKQPAVANVNCAPGTGTLYKAIVKHGPAGTGGATEEFPLVECVANMQVIFRLDTNLDGVPDQTVNDISGLDALTVKEQVKEVQIYILGHEGIMDRGFTYGGANPVTVGPSVAMGTSVNLSAFGTDWNHYRWKTYTLIVKPKSFY; this comes from the coding sequence ATGACCAGAGACGAAAAAGGGTTCAGCTTGTTGGAGATACTCATTGCCATAGTGATCATGGGGATCATCATGGCGATGAACAGCCAGCTCCTTCAGGACCTTATCAGGGGACAGCGCCAGCAGGCCGGGGTCGTGACGAGCCAGTTTGAGACCTCACTCGGGCTGGAGATGCTAAGAAGTGATGTGTCCAACGCCGGGTTCGGACTCGCCGATGAATTCGCCAGCGCTCCCGGGACATACACGGAAGCGACGGCCGACCCTGCACAGCAGTTCAACAGCGCGCCCAACATCCCGAAGGCCCTTGTGCACAACAATAACGTGGGGGCCTTCGCGAATTACATAGCCAACTCCGACTACCTCGTTATCAGGTCTCCCGCTGTTGGCATGAACACTGCCGCCGGGAAGTGGACGAACATTACGAGCACAACGGTGCACATCTGGAATGATGTCAATCTCGACATGGTGAACGGGCGGGACTACATGATAGTCATAAAGCCGCGCTCGGCCCTGGGCGGAAAGTCCAAGCTCATCGTTTCTTCCAGTGGCGCCTATTCCGTGCAGTATATAACGTCCACCCTGGACGCCGCCTTCCAGCCTTCTGCGGCGGCGGGGGAGCGGTATCTTGCCTTTGGCATCGAGGACAGCATTGCTCCGACGATGCCCTTCAACAGGTCGGACTACTATGTCAAGCAGCCTGCCGTTGCGAACGTGAACTGCGCGCCGGGCACGGGAACGCTGTACAAGGCCATCGTCAAGCATGGACCAGCGGGAACGGGAGGGGCAACGGAAGAGTTTCCCCTCGTTGAATGCGTTGCCAACATGCAGGTCATCTTCAGGCTCGACACAAATCTGGATGGAGTTCCCGACCAGACGGTGAACGACATATCGGGTCTCGATGCCCTCACCGTCAAGGAGCAGGTCAAGGAAGTGCAGATATACATACTCGGTCATGAGGGTATCATGGACCGGGGATTCACATACGGCGGGGCCAACCCGGTGACTGTCGGGCCTTCCGTGGCAATGGGCACGAGCGTGAATCTCAGCGCCTTCGGCACCGACTGGAACCACTACCGGTGGAAGACGTACACGCTGATCGTGAAACCGAAGAGCTTTTACTAG
- the pilM gene encoding type IV pilus assembly protein PilM codes for MANPFESFGTLFLVLPIVVYLFGSYVLYKIGSKFGIGSFWHYLIPFYNMVLMCRCGDVSAWNVLGLMVFPINIYSTINIWGSIAERLGKRYWLYGITTLIFGIPILILAFDSSTPAGREIFVREPLPAEPSPADTPASVEYEEPKSVEAAGPVEATPMTKNENADLLEEEPALVVTDVKQKKYKTKRGLFESIKESGMFSSFVIKQVDELVGVDIGTTSIKMCSLKSSKGAFSIQNIVKKTYEQELISDGHIVDIDFLAQELQAIFKENGIKSKNVACALSSYSVISKKITVPFMDDDALENMIGVEVENAIPFPMKDIYYSYYVIGVDPEKQNMMNVKIVAVKREIVDAYIATFNMAGLNLQILDVDMFGISNVVEQIYAPKEHSVLIVDIGASVTNIAILNGENIEFTREILMGGKYLTTQIQRSIKVKYKEAEEKKVAADADVTYLFEDFIFNISSEINKTVRFYLATKPKENIGKIFVTGGSSLLPGIKEKIVDETGIPVEVVDPFLLVEAGAQTGLYGELKEVMAVPVYLSTRVTDLMG; via the coding sequence ATGGCAAATCCATTTGAATCGTTCGGTACTTTATTCCTTGTCTTGCCCATCGTGGTCTACCTGTTCGGCAGCTACGTTCTTTACAAGATCGGCAGCAAGTTCGGGATCGGTTCCTTCTGGCATTACCTCATTCCTTTTTACAATATGGTTCTCATGTGCAGGTGCGGGGACGTGTCAGCCTGGAATGTCCTCGGCCTCATGGTATTTCCCATAAACATATACTCGACGATCAATATATGGGGGAGCATCGCCGAAAGGTTGGGCAAGAGGTACTGGCTCTATGGGATCACCACGCTCATCTTCGGGATACCGATATTGATCCTTGCCTTTGATTCTTCGACGCCGGCGGGCAGGGAGATCTTCGTCCGTGAGCCTCTTCCGGCAGAGCCTTCCCCGGCGGACACCCCCGCCTCGGTAGAGTACGAGGAGCCGAAGAGTGTCGAAGCCGCAGGCCCGGTGGAAGCGACGCCCATGACGAAGAATGAGAACGCGGACCTCCTCGAGGAAGAACCCGCGCTGGTGGTCACAGACGTCAAGCAGAAGAAGTACAAGACGAAAAGGGGCCTCTTCGAATCCATTAAGGAATCGGGGATGTTCAGCAGTTTCGTCATCAAGCAGGTGGATGAGCTGGTTGGCGTCGATATCGGTACCACATCCATCAAGATGTGCAGTCTGAAGAGTTCAAAAGGTGCTTTCTCGATCCAGAACATCGTCAAGAAGACCTACGAACAGGAGCTTATAAGCGACGGCCACATTGTCGACATCGATTTCCTTGCCCAGGAGCTCCAGGCCATATTCAAGGAGAACGGCATCAAGTCGAAGAACGTGGCCTGCGCGCTGTCGAGCTATTCAGTGATATCGAAGAAGATAACCGTACCCTTCATGGATGACGATGCCCTGGAGAACATGATCGGTGTCGAGGTGGAGAACGCGATCCCCTTCCCGATGAAGGACATTTATTACAGCTATTACGTGATCGGTGTGGACCCCGAGAAGCAGAACATGATGAACGTCAAGATAGTGGCGGTCAAGAGGGAGATAGTGGACGCCTATATCGCCACATTTAACATGGCGGGGCTCAACCTCCAGATACTGGATGTCGACATGTTCGGCATATCGAACGTGGTGGAACAGATATACGCGCCAAAGGAGCACTCCGTCCTCATCGTGGACATAGGCGCGTCGGTCACGAACATCGCCATCCTCAACGGTGAGAACATCGAGTTCACGCGCGAGATCCTGATGGGCGGGAAGTATCTCACAACCCAGATACAGAGATCGATCAAGGTGAAGTACAAGGAAGCGGAGGAGAAGAAGGTCGCCGCCGACGCGGACGTCACCTATCTTTTTGAAGACTTCATTTTCAATATATCGTCGGAGATCAACAAGACCGTCAGGTTCTACCTTGCCACGAAACCGAAGGAGAACATTGGAAAGATCTTCGTGACGGGCGGCTCGTCGCTCCTGCCGGGGATCAAGGAAAAGATCGTCGATGAGACGGGCATCCCCGTGGAGGTCGTCGATCCCTTTCTCCTCGTTGAGGCGGGGGCCCAGACAGGTTTGTACGGGGAGCTCAAAGAGGTGATGGCGGTGCCCGTCTACCTGTCGACGCGCGTAACGGATCTTATGGGATAG